The following nucleotide sequence is from Myripristis murdjan chromosome 22, fMyrMur1.1, whole genome shotgun sequence.
AGGCCTAAGATACGTCCTTAACGATTGAGCACTcgtcctgtaatattcctataatccCTATAGCGGTTTATATAGCATATTTATGGCATTTTATAAATTCCCTTTGAGCCTAATGTGCCAATAGTGTAATTACCGCACTCTTCACTATATTGCACAATTTCTAAAAGGATCTATAGTTTTGCTGTGAGCTAATTACTATGGGGGGAGTTAATAGGAAAAAAGAGGTCAAACGGTAAAGCCGTTTTAGTGGGAGTGACTATGTGAACGTACATCAGACGGAAACGACCATACCGTTCACTTGATTGGGCGCCTTTGTTCTTTCAAATCAGAGGTGTCCCTGTCCCTGCCACACTAACAGGGCCTCGGCGATAAGAGCCACACTGCAGGCTGGTAATTGCGGCTCTTGCACGGACCTCCATACAGCTGAAATAATGGAATAATTGAACATGGCACACCACGATAAAGCACGCAGCCTGAGGGAGCCACTGAGTTGTATGTTGATTGGGGATGGAGCTGTGGGCAAGACCAGCATGATTATAAGCTACATCTTCAATGGATATCCCAGTGAATACAGGCAAACGGCTTTTGATGTATTTACTGGTAAATGatcttatcattattatgatcattGCTATTTTATAGAGTTAACAGCATGCACTTTAATACAACTGATGTTTGCTCCCAATTAACTTCCAGGCCTGGTTCATGTGAATGGAATTCCAACTCGGATCAAATTATTGGATACTGCTGGGCAGGTAAATGTCCCACACcaccatgtgatttttttttttttaaatgagtccCTTTTTCTACAAATCgctctgttttcttctgtgaCAGGAGGAGTTTGACCACATGCGCTCTCTCTGCTATGCCCATGTGGATGTCTTCATCCTCTGCTTCAGCATTGTCAACCCAGTGTCCTTTGTCAACATCACTTCCAAATGGATCCCACAGATCCGGGCCTGCAATCCCACGTCTCCCATTATCCTGGTTGGAACTCAGTCAGACCTTCGCCACAGTGCCAACACCCTAATTCATCTGGACCAGCTGAGAACCAAGCCAGTGCACTTCTCCCAGGCCCGGAGGCTGGCACACAGGATCAGGGCTCATGACTACGTGGAGTGTTCAGCACTGACACAGAAGAACCTCAAAGATGTGTTTGACTGTGCTATATTCGCTGCCATCAAGCACAGCACTGGCAAAGAATCCAAAGAACTTAACCTGCTTGATCGTATAAAGACTTTTTATAATGGTGGGTGGAAGAAACTATTTTGTTTCATATGACAAGGCATCAGTGAGTTGTTTTGACTCACATGGGCTTTCATGAAAATGCCTGTCAGTATGGACTGTGCTCTAAAGAAACTGGGATTAGAATAAATTAAAACCTGCACTGTCATCCTGTCTTGACATCATGTGAGAAATATGACAATCATCATCCGAAAGCTGCAGCATGCATGGTTGTCAGTGGCTACAGATGCTAATCTATTTggctttactttttttaatgttagtttttgttcatgtcagcttgtttttgtgtaaattcaaccaaacaaagcaataataaacaacagcacaaaacacatttatttctgtcaaaTGTTTAGGTCAGTGGCTTCTCTGTGATTCAATGTTTTGTGAATTGTCTTGGTTAACTAACCAAATCCTGCAATGGGGTGGTCATGCTACTggaaaaatggagggaaaacCACAGAAGTGTTATTTCTACAGCACTCAGCAAAGAGACAAATGGTCACCTGCTGACACTCTGAAGAACTAGTTTACAAGACAAAAGGCATGTAAGTCAGCCTTCAGTTTGAAGGCATGTATTGTGAAGTATGTTTCCAATTACTTGTGAAACAGCCaattgtttccctctctcttttttaacaAATACAGTGTGTAAAGAGCGCACTGTGGTGTCACATTTTACTGTAGTTAAAGTATAGTCTTGTAAGAAACCAATTAGTGCACTTCACACTGGAAGAAGTTGAACTATAGCAAAGCTGTCCTCAGGCGAAATGCGTTTGCTTAACTAAAGTTACTTAGAGAACATAGTTGTAACCACTCAACTGAGTGTCATCTTGAGTGGCCCATGTTTACTGAAACTTAAACAGGACCTGGATCTGCAGGTCACACATAATGAAAAATACCCTCATGAGAAATTGAAAGGAATGGCATCTTTGGTTTGGTATGCATGAATCTCTACCTAGGTGTCTTCCAGAAAATACAAGGGGATACATGCAACATGCAGGGTTTCTTGTaggtaaggggaaaaaaactatcATGCAACATCTTCTTTtaatatttgttaaaaaaaaaaaaaaaaaaaaatgtattaatgctTTTGATCAATCAGCATCTCATAAAGTCAAGTTTAGGGTTTCTGTAGTACATGGGAATTGTCTAGGCATGTCTTCACAGCAAGCAGGAGGAAGGACAGGGGGTGGAGTTATAGAGGGGGTTGGCTCAATTTCAGTGAGGAAgtgatggttaaaaaaaacatttctgtctgtcttttaatGACCCACATTGTTTATAGTATATGCAGACAGCCACAACAAATGTATCAAAAAGCAGTTTAACGACTTGTCTCACTATACAAATATTCATTTACTTCAATTACCAGGCAGCAAACTTAATATTAAACTACTAGTTTAATATTGTAGCATGTCATGAAGCTCCTcccctgctgtgtctgtagAACAGTGGATATTATATATGTGGTTTTGCTTATttcttgtccatttttttttttttttttggtaaacaaAGTCAGTGATGTAATATTGGCTGAGGTGAGGTTGGGGCAGTAGCACAGAGGTTACATAAGGAGCTTGTGACTGAAAGGTGACTGCTTTGAGTCCGCAGCCTGTAGAGAGCCCTTCCCTAAACAAACAGGACCGGCTGCCCTTGAGCCAGACCCTTTGACCCTGCTGTGGAGGAATGTGGCTGCACTGAACAGCTCCCAGGTGGGAATGTGCACAACTGCAAATCTAATCTAACAGCCAGGTtttcctgaataaataaatatttaagaaaTACAATGCGTGCCTATGAAAAGCATATGGTGTTCAGAAATACATTGCACAGAGAAAACTGATATTTGTCCAGACCGGGACGTTGTGTCAAATGATCCGACTACAAGGCGATAATGTAGAACTACGTTTCCCGTCATGCATCCCGTTTGTACCCTCCCCTGACCCTGTGACTGAAAATAATCTGATCAGCTGATCTGACCTGGCAACAAAATAACGTAGCTAGAGAAATCTGCCAGGGAGGGGGCTGatgaacaaaacaatgacactgCTCGGGAGGATATGAATGCAATAACACTTTTTAAGACTGTTTAAACGGAACTGTGCCAATTTGCCTTTTACCGTAGAAGGAGCCGCGGATGTCCGAGCGGCTGACATCGACTGACTCTTGTTATTGTTGATATGTTGTTATAGCCCAGCTGACTAACTGGAGGCTAGCTAGCTCGCTTGGAGCTATAGGAGCTGTTGGGACTTGCGGGCTTGTAATAATATTTATTCCTTCGGATTGTGTCAGACGAAACTAGCTGTAAGTATTCATGCTAGGATGCCAAATCCCGCACCGAGTTTGCCAGCGAGCTAACCTTACTGAGACTCAGTTTGCTAGCTAGCTTGTTGTTAGCGGATACGTTAACATttgcacatacatttttttttttcagggagaTTTCATTGTCTCTGGTGGTACTGGCGTATTGTTTGAGCAAGTGAATACTTTGATTTGCTAACCCGAGCAATGTTTTAAGCTTCACTTATACCGGCAGCTGCAGCAAATTGCTACCTTGTTTCACTAGCAGACAAAACACTTTGAGAAATCAGGTTAACTAGTTTAAGGAGACGGCTTACTCCACCTCATTTGCCCCACTGTGTATTTGCACTGAGTCTAATATTAGTAAAACTATGCTAAGTGTTTGGAGTTCATGCTGCTAAAAACTGATTTGATAAGCTGTGTGGATAATAGGGGTTTCTTGAAAGTGTTAGAGGTCACAGGGAGCACTGTCAACATGCAACTGTTGtagggtttattttattttattttttaacttgatATAGTATTTGCCTTCAGTCATTCAGCGCCTCCTgtaaagcacaattttaacagtATTTgcgcatgttgtgtgtttttcccccttttacTGCTATTGGAAACTGTTGGCGTTGTAGTCAAAGCTGTTCCAGTTAGCATTACACTTTGTTCAGTTTACCTTGTAGGAAACGATGAGTGGCCATGGCTCGTCCTCAGAAAAGGGTGTCAATACTAGTCTAATATGTCAGGAGAGTTATGCTTGTGGCGGCTCTGAGGAGGCTGCGTTTGAGTGTGATGAGTGTAAAAGTTTGCAGTGCATTCGCTGTGAGCTTGAGCTCCACAGTCAGGAGCGCCTGAAGAACCACGAGCGGGTTCAGATAGGTCCCGGCCATGTCCCGTACTGTGACAACTGCAAAGGAGGCAATGGAGCCCCAGACGGTGTCAAGCGGCATAGGTCTGTCGTCCGCTGCCAGAACTGCAAAGTTAACTTGTGTCAGGACTGTCAAAAACGCACCCACAGTGGAGGTAACAAGAAGAAACACCAGCTCACCTCCTATCCTCCACCCCCCAAACCTGCTGAGATCGACTCCGTGCAGCCTGCTGTCCAAACAGCCGATGAGACCAAAGCTCAGAGAGCAAAACTCCTGGAGAAGGTGTCCAGTTTTCTACTCGTTGATGAGAATGAGGAAATGCAGGTGAGCGGCACAAAAATGTTTAGGTACACAACTATAAAAACAAATCCACTGGATGGAATCTTTGGCAAATCTGTTTGAATATATTGTTATGACTAATAAATAATCATTCTTCCAAAGATAAAAGATGAAGCCACATTCATGAAGAAGCTGAATTGTGAGCCTGACCGCCTGCTGAAGGTGGTGTCCATCTTCGGCAACACAGGAGAGGGAAAGTCCCACACCCTGAACCACACGTTCTTCATGGGCCGGGAGGTGTTCAAGACCTCTCCCACCCAGGAGTCCTGCACTGTAGGGGTGTGGGCGGCGTTTGACCCCATCCATAAAGTGGTGGTCATCGACACGGAGGGGCTGCTCGGGAACAGTTCCAAACAGGGCCAGAGAACCCGTCTCTTGCTCAAGGTGCTTGCCATCTCCGACCTCATCATTTACCGCACCCATTCTGACCGTCTCCATGACGACCTCTTCAAATTCCTTGGGGACGCCTCGGACGCCTATTTGAAGCATTTCACCAAGGAGCTGAAAGCCACAACGGCCCGCTGCGGCCTGGACGTCCCGCTGTCCACCTTGGGACCTGCAGTGATTATCTTCCATGAAACAGTTCACACTAAGTTGCTTGGCtcaggtaagtgtgtgtgtgactggatgCAGACTGGATGCAGCATAATCACTTTGATTAATACACTTTAATTATCAAATTCTACCTTGTTAATTGTTTAAGACTCCTAGGCCTGCACATGTACCATACATTGCTGTCCTAACACCATGGGTATAGGTGTGTGTCAGCAGTTAGGACAAAAGGCTTCATTTTTGAAGTAACCTAGGGCTAACCTTCACCAATAATTATGGGTTTAGTGAGGACCACACCTAAAAGTGTGACTTTGGCGAGTTTTTGACATGTTCTACAACATCAGTGGTAGATGTTGCAATTCCAACTTGTTGTGAAACAAGTATATACTACCTTTTGGGCAAGGAAAATGTAGGCTCATGGTTAAACAGCATTTTTTGCCACTTTCAAAgctcaaagtttttttcttttaatgggCAGAATATAGAGTAATTTTCTATTAAATATGGCTATCACAATTTGAGGGCAATTTTGTTATATTGGGTTACACTGAAGCCCACAAGTCTGAGAGTGCTGTATCCGATTTTGTGGTCATGCCATCGATTTGTTAATAAGCTCAAGATCTGAGAATATGTGGCCCGTATTTTTACTACGCTGTCTGTTGACCACTCcatctgtctcttgtttcaggtAAGTCATCTGAGTCAGTAGATCGGCTGCTATTGGAGCGCTTCAGGAAGCTGGGCCGTTTCCCAGAGGCCTTCAGCTCTGTCCAGTACCGGGGCACACAGACCCTCAGCCCCCCTACTGACTTTCGTGGCCTGCAGAACAACTTGGAGCAGCTCCTTGATAACAACGCCACCCGCTCCCCTCGTACCCCTGTGGTCATCTTCAAAGCCCTGCAGGTAAGGCTGGAAAACTGACTGGTGTCCAAACTGTTTCATACTGGGTAAATGTTGTTGTAAAGCCAACATTAGAGAGTCTCTGATTTGAACTGATTCAGTATTAAAACGGATACCTGGAGTATGAGGGTATAACACTGAAGTATATGAAGTTTATGCTGTATGAAATGCAGGTATTTTGTTTATATCCCATATACCTGTGTATGATGAACAGATAaagtttgcattcattttgtccTCTGCTGTTCTTGTATAGTCTGGGTCTGTCGTTGATGTTGTT
It contains:
- the LOC115354387 gene encoding rho-related GTP-binding protein RhoV-like, encoding MAHHDKARSLREPLSCMLIGDGAVGKTSMIISYIFNGYPSEYRQTAFDVFTGLVHVNGIPTRIKLLDTAGQEEFDHMRSLCYAHVDVFILCFSIVNPVSFVNITSKWIPQIRACNPTSPIILVGTQSDLRHSANTLIHLDQLRTKPVHFSQARRLAHRIRAHDYVECSALTQKNLKDVFDCAIFAAIKHSTGKESKELNLLDRIKTFYNGGWKKLFCFI
- the LOC115354198 gene encoding zinc finger FYVE domain-containing protein 1-like; amino-acid sequence: MSGHGSSSEKGVNTSLICQESYACGGSEEAAFECDECKSLQCIRCELELHSQERLKNHERVQIGPGHVPYCDNCKGGNGAPDGVKRHRSVVRCQNCKVNLCQDCQKRTHSGGNKKKHQLTSYPPPPKPAEIDSVQPAVQTADETKAQRAKLLEKVSSFLLVDENEEMQIKDEATFMKKLNCEPDRLLKVVSIFGNTGEGKSHTLNHTFFMGREVFKTSPTQESCTVGVWAAFDPIHKVVVIDTEGLLGNSSKQGQRTRLLLKVLAISDLIIYRTHSDRLHDDLFKFLGDASDAYLKHFTKELKATTARCGLDVPLSTLGPAVIIFHETVHTKLLGSGKSSESVDRLLLERFRKLGRFPEAFSSVQYRGTQTLSPPTDFRGLQNNLEQLLDNNATRSPRTPVVIFKALQALSERFNGEIADELVAHSCFFPDEYFTCSSLCLGCGSGCKNSMNHLGEGVCHEAKHRCRYSAQYDNRIYTCKACYEAGKEVIVVPKTSASSDSPWMGLAKYAWSGYVIECPNCGVIYRSRQYWYGNQDPVDTVVRTEIQHIWPGSDGFLKDNSNAAQRLLDGVNLVAQSVSELSVKPAKAVTSWLTDQIAPAYWKPNSLIMACHKCHAVFQDNDTKHHCRACGEGFCDGCSSRTTPVPERGWGLAPVRVCDVCFEQRASHAELLEAELEEEEGGTLARKVGEAVTNTLGAVVTAIDIPLGLVKDAARPAYWVPDQDILSCHNCQREFTAKLSKHHCRACGQGVCDDCSPERRPVPSRGWDHPVRVCTSCNQKPGDL